Proteins encoded in a region of the Vicia villosa cultivar HV-30 ecotype Madison, WI linkage group LG5, Vvil1.0, whole genome shotgun sequence genome:
- the LOC131604497 gene encoding uncharacterized protein LOC131604497: protein MEKGKIFLAVLMLLQCCIAITEAEYLKYKDPKQPLNTRIKDLVGRMTLEEKIGQMVQIERTVASADVVNKYYIGSVLSGGGSVPKAKATANDWVDMVNEFQKGALSTRLGIPMIYGVDAVHGHNNVYNATIFPHNVGLGATRDPQLVKRIGDATALEARATGIPYVFAPCIAVCRDPRWGRCYESYSEDHKIVQAMTEIIPGLQGDLPPNSKKGVPYVAGNKKVAACAKHYVGDGGTTKGINENNTVTTIHELLSIHMPAYYNSIIKGVSTIMVSYSSWNGKKMHTNYDLITRFLKNTLHFRGFVISDWEGIDKITSPPHANYTYSIESGVNAGIDMVMTSYNFTEFIDGLTLLVKNNVVPMKRIDDAVKRILRVKFVMGLFENPLADYSLADQLGSQEHRELAREAVRKSLVLLKNGENVDKPLLPLPKKASKILVSGSHADNLGYQCGGWTIQWQGLSGNNITSGTTILSAIKNTVDKDTEVVYQENPSLEYVKSNDFSYAIVVVGETPYAETNGDSLNLTISSNGAETINNVCGGVKCVVVLITGRPVVMLPYVDIIEGLVAAWLPESEGYGVTDVLFGDYGFSGKLARTWFKSVDQLPMNVGDSHYDPLFPFEFGLTTQGLKMT from the exons ATGGAGAAAGGTAAAATATTTTTGGCGGTGCTTATGCTGTTGCAGTGTTGTATAGCTATTACAGAAGCTGAGTATTTGAAATACAAAGATCCAAAGCAACCATTGAATACTCGGATTAAGGACCTTGTCGGTAGAATGACTTTGGAAGAAAAAATCGGTCAAATGGTTCAAATTGAACGCACGGTTGCATCTGCTGATGTGGTGAACAAGTATTACATTG GGAGTGTTCTAAGTGGTGGTGGAAGTGTTCCAAAGGCGAAGGCTACTGCAAATGATTGGGTTGATATGGTGAATGAGTTTCAAAAAGGTGCATTATCAACTAGGCTTGGAATTCCAATGATATATGGTGTTGATGCTGTTCATGGTCATAACAATGTTTATAATGCTACTATTTTTCCACACAATGTTGGTCTAGGAGCTACAAG GGATCCTCAACTAGTGAAGAGGATTGGTGATGCAACTGCTCTTGAAGCTAGAGCTACTGGAATTCCATATGTCTTTGCTCCTTGCATTGCg GTTTGTAGAGATCCAAGATGGGGTAGATGTTATGAAAGTTATAGCGAAGATCATAAAATTGTTCAAGCTATGACTGAGATCATTCCAGGATTGCAAGGTGACCtccctccaaattcaaaaaaggGTGTTCCATATGTTGCTGGAAACAAGAAAGTAGCAGCTTGTGCAAAACACTATGTTGGTGATGGCGGAACAACAAAAGGAATCAATGAAAACAATACTGTTACAACCATACATGAATTGCTTAGCATTCATATGCCAGCTTACTATAACTCAATTATCAAGGGTGTTTCAACCATCATGGTTTCTTACTCAAGCTGGAACGGGAAAAAAATGCATACGAATTACGATTTAATCACTCGATTTCTTAAGAACACACTTCATTTTCGA GGTTTTGTCATATCAGATTGGGAGGGAATTGACAAGATAACTTCACCTCCTCATGCTAACTACACATATTCAATTGAATCCGGAGTTAATGCCGGTATTGACATG GTAATGACTTCATATAACTTCACGGAATTCATAGATGGCTTAACATTACTAGTGAAAAACAATGTTGTGCCTATGAAAAGAATTGATGATGCAGTAAAGAGAATTTTGAGAGTCAAGTTTGTGATGGGTCTATTTGAAAATCCATTGGCTGATTACAGCCTTGCTGACCAACTCGGGAGCCAG GAGCATAGAGAATTGGCTAGGGAAGCTGTGAGGAAATCGTTGGTACTATTAAAGAATGGTGAAAATGTTGATAAGCCATTGCTTCCTCTTCCGAAAAAGGCTTCGAAAATACTTGTTTCCGGAAGCCATGCTGATAATCTAGGTTATCAATGTGGTGGATGGACGATTCAATGGCAAGGACTTAGTGGCAATAACATCACTAGTGGTACGACGATTCTGAGTGCGATAAAAAACACAGTTGACAAAGACACTGAGGTAGTATATCAAGAGAATCCATCTCTCGAATATGTAAAATCAAATGATTTTTCATATGCGATTGTGGTAGTCGGAGAGACACCATATGCAGAAACAAATGGCGACAGCTTAAATTTAACGATATCTAGTAATGGAGCAGAAACAATAAACAATGTATGCGGCGGAGTGAAATGTGTGGTTGTGTTAATCACTGGTAGACCTGTGGTTATGTTACCATATGTTGACATAATCGAAGGGCTTGTTGCTGCTTGGCTTCCTGAGAGTGAAGGTTACGGTGTTACAGATGTTTTGTTTGGTGATTATGGATTTAGTGGTAAACTTGCAAGGACATGGTTTAAGAGTGTTGATCAGTTACCTATGAATGTTGGTGATTCTCATTATGATCCTTTGTTTCCATTTGAATTCGGTCTTACAACTCAAGGTCTTAAGATGACTTAA